One Calditrichota bacterium DNA window includes the following coding sequences:
- a CDS encoding endonuclease: MPKAKNRYSLLLETIFREKYREGILEIDFEREELMLAAKRLKMVLPKNLGDIVYAFRYRADIPELLAKSAPAGMHWIIRPAGRGKYRLALTSAPRITPNISLAVTKIPDSTPGIVARYSIGDEQALLTKIRYNRLIDVFTGVACYSLQSHLRTTVEGIGQVETDEIYVGVDKRGAHYVFPVQAKGGSDQLGIVQIEQDIALCEQKYPGLICSAIAAQFIESNLIALFTFVVDDDGPAISDEKHYRLVAPDELTDDELRDYGNWPLSR; the protein is encoded by the coding sequence GTGCCTAAAGCAAAAAACCGCTATTCATTACTACTTGAGACAATATTTCGTGAGAAGTATCGCGAGGGCATTCTTGAGATTGACTTCGAGCGGGAAGAGCTTATGCTCGCCGCTAAACGTCTTAAAATGGTATTACCCAAGAACCTCGGGGATATAGTCTATGCATTTCGGTATCGAGCGGACATTCCAGAACTTCTTGCCAAATCTGCGCCCGCAGGAATGCATTGGATAATCAGACCTGCTGGCAGGGGAAAGTATCGTCTTGCGCTCACCTCTGCCCCGAGAATTACGCCGAATATATCACTTGCGGTAACCAAGATTCCTGACTCTACTCCGGGAATAGTAGCGAGGTATTCGATAGGTGATGAACAGGCTCTCCTTACCAAGATACGGTATAACAGGCTAATTGATGTATTCACAGGCGTTGCTTGCTACTCCCTTCAAAGCCACCTCAGAACCACAGTCGAGGGTATTGGACAAGTAGAGACTGACGAGATATACGTGGGGGTTGACAAGCGCGGGGCGCATTATGTCTTCCCAGTGCAAGCGAAAGGAGGCTCAGACCAACTGGGTATTGTTCAAATAGAGCAGGATATAGCCCTTTGCGAACAAAAATACCCAGGTTTGATATGTAGCGCTATCGCAGCTCAGTTCATCGAGAGTAATTTAATTGCTCTGTTCACTTTTGTAGTGGACGATGACGGTCCGGCTATTTCCGATGAGAAGCACTACAGGTTAGTCGCACCTGATGAACTCACGGATGATGAACTGCGCGATTATGGTAATTGGCCATTATCCCGATAG